One part of the Vicugna pacos chromosome 20, VicPac4, whole genome shotgun sequence genome encodes these proteins:
- the SMIM29 gene encoding small integral membrane protein 29: protein MSNTTVPNAPQANSDSMVGYVLGPFFLITLVGVVVAVVMYVQKKKRVDRLRHHLLPMYSYDPAEELHEAEQELLSDVGDPKVVHGWQSGYQHKRIPLLDVKT from the exons ATGAGTAACACCACAGTGCCCAATGCCCCCCAGGCCAACAGCGACTCCATGGTGGGCTATGTGTTGGGGCCTTTCTTCCTCATCACCCTGGTCGGGGTGGTGGTGGCTGTG GTAATGTATGTCCAGAAGAAAAAGCG GGTGGACCGGCTTCGCCATCACCTGCTCCCCATGTATAGCTACGACCCTGCTGAGGAGCTCCACGAGGCTGAGCAGGAGCTACTCTCCGACGTGGGAGACCCCAAG GTGGTCCATGGCTGGCAAAGTGGCTACCAGCACAAgcggatacccttgctggatgtCAAGACATGA